In one Myxococcus xanthus genomic region, the following are encoded:
- a CDS encoding CheR family methyltransferase: protein MSEGVLDDATLARVEDVLQSACGVTLARSLRRSLETALGRAARSRGLEPDAFLRKLLVREAAAVECFIEHAVIGETYFFRHPEHLRTLARLAQTHPAPCFQVWSAGCASGEEPYSIAMALMAEGLPEGRFRILATDVSGRALQRAREGVYGPWSLRRIEPEQEKRFLVANGDDYSVIPQVRHAVEFRRHNLAVDPPPFMGLGAIFCRNVLIYFPTELAQEVLKRFISALAPGGLLFVSPAEVPLTNGLGLETVDAEGSVVLRVPVPGAPRAVTPESRLPRLGMGRNQVASPVPPTGWPQALDDSRARRARVPEGRLSLNEPGTSRPAWAASTPDAATPAVPRSVAVDALAAEEVPPLERAIIAARAGHFEEAEALAREAAKALVPEAYLLLSMVAEVRGDLNGAVEAVRKALYLEPRLALGHATLVALYGRMDRPEDAERARQNALRALDGLDDEHPLRGVETMTAGGLRQALAPVEQAGWLGVR, encoded by the coding sequence GTGAGCGAGGGTGTGCTCGACGACGCGACGCTGGCCCGGGTCGAGGACGTCCTCCAGTCGGCCTGTGGGGTGACGTTGGCGCGCAGCCTGCGCCGCTCGCTGGAGACGGCGCTGGGCCGGGCCGCGCGTTCGCGAGGCCTGGAGCCCGACGCCTTCCTGCGCAAGCTGCTGGTGCGCGAGGCCGCGGCGGTGGAGTGCTTCATCGAGCACGCCGTCATTGGCGAGACGTACTTCTTCCGTCACCCGGAGCACCTTCGCACCCTGGCGCGTCTGGCGCAGACGCACCCGGCCCCGTGCTTCCAGGTGTGGAGCGCGGGCTGCGCCAGCGGCGAGGAGCCCTACAGCATCGCCATGGCCTTGATGGCGGAGGGGCTGCCCGAAGGCCGCTTCCGCATACTGGCGACGGACGTGTCGGGCCGGGCGCTCCAGCGCGCGAGGGAGGGCGTGTACGGCCCGTGGTCCCTGCGCCGCATCGAGCCGGAGCAGGAGAAGCGCTTCCTGGTCGCCAACGGCGACGACTACTCCGTCATCCCCCAGGTCCGGCACGCCGTGGAGTTCCGGCGCCACAACCTGGCCGTGGACCCGCCGCCCTTCATGGGCCTGGGCGCCATCTTCTGCCGAAACGTGCTCATCTACTTCCCGACGGAGCTCGCGCAGGAGGTGCTGAAGCGCTTCATCTCCGCGCTGGCCCCCGGCGGGCTGCTCTTCGTCTCTCCGGCGGAGGTTCCGCTGACCAACGGTCTGGGGCTGGAGACTGTGGACGCCGAGGGCAGCGTGGTGCTTCGGGTCCCCGTGCCGGGCGCGCCTCGCGCGGTGACGCCGGAGTCGCGGCTTCCTCGCCTGGGGATGGGCCGCAATCAGGTGGCCTCGCCGGTGCCTCCAACCGGGTGGCCTCAGGCGCTGGACGATTCAAGGGCGCGCCGCGCGCGCGTGCCGGAGGGGCGTCTATCTCTGAACGAGCCCGGGACGTCGCGCCCTGCGTGGGCCGCGTCAACGCCAGACGCCGCCACTCCGGCCGTGCCGCGGTCGGTGGCCGTGGATGCGCTCGCTGCCGAGGAGGTTCCTCCCCTGGAGCGCGCCATCATCGCGGCGCGCGCGGGACACTTCGAGGAGGCGGAGGCGCTGGCGCGCGAGGCCGCGAAGGCGCTCGTCCCCGAGGCGTACCTGCTGCTCTCCATGGTGGCCGAGGTTCGTGGCGACCTGAACGGGGCCGTGGAAGCGGTTCGCAAGGCGCTGTACCTGGAGCCCCGGTTGGCGCTGGGGCACGCCACGCTGGTGGCCCTCTATGGGCGCATGGATCGGCCCGAGGACGCGGAGCGTGCGCGGCAGAACGCCCTGCGCGCGCTGGATGGACTGGATGATGAACACCCGCTGCGTGGGGTGGAGACGATGACGGCCGGCGGCCTGAGGCAGGCCCTGGCGCCAGTCGAGCAGGCTGGCTGGCTTGGAGTGCGCTGA
- a CDS encoding chemotaxis protein CheW produces MADTPDNSMVAQSRRLSVEERLSQLEEEQAQLRQELASLAGELRLPGMYLAVDAAGTSALMDAETVQEVVRLVELEPLPGAPAHVAGTFVYRGSPAVVVDLAALLGVKREASLDAHLVVCGGGARTVAVLVDRVRDLVESPVLVDGTPDGTSPLPWDASGLMAGLCRTPEGVRPLLRTAAVLVGPEAP; encoded by the coding sequence ATGGCAGACACACCAGACAATTCCATGGTCGCGCAGTCGCGCCGTCTCTCTGTCGAGGAGCGGCTGAGCCAGCTCGAGGAGGAGCAGGCCCAGCTGCGGCAGGAGCTGGCGTCGCTGGCGGGTGAGCTGCGACTTCCAGGGATGTACCTGGCGGTGGACGCGGCGGGGACCAGCGCGCTGATGGACGCGGAGACGGTGCAGGAGGTGGTGCGGCTGGTGGAGCTGGAGCCGCTGCCCGGGGCGCCCGCGCACGTGGCGGGGACCTTCGTCTACCGGGGCAGCCCGGCCGTCGTCGTGGACCTGGCGGCGCTCCTGGGGGTGAAGCGAGAGGCCTCCCTGGATGCGCACCTGGTCGTCTGCGGCGGCGGTGCGCGGACGGTGGCCGTGCTGGTGGACCGCGTGCGCGACTTGGTGGAGTCCCCGGTGCTGGTGGACGGGACGCCGGATGGGACGTCGCCGCTGCCGTGGGATGCCAGCGGGCTGATGGCGGGGCTGTGCCGGACGCCCGAAGGCGTGCGCCCGTTGCTTCGGACGGCCGCGGTGCTCGTGGGGCCGGAGGCGCCGTGA
- a CDS encoding TonB family protein yields MIKGDSPNPEAPTGTGADPLIGRNLNGRFSILEPLGIGGMGKVYRALQAPLERVVALKVLNPSFPSSRDPGFQKRFLREASLTSKLRHPNTVTVIDYGQTDDGIFYIAMEYLDGRTLAQVLGQVGPLAWSRAIAITQQICRSLREAHSQGIVHRDLKPANIMLLNEQDQDLVKVLDFGLVKSVAAPQEGQLSPEITQNGTFLGSPQYMAPEQARNATDARSDVYSLGIVLFQMLMGRPPFIARDHIELIFAHYKEAPPTFQQVRPDLHIPPEIEAVVRRCLEKDPARRYQTMDELLEGLREASMSAGGNSGIFKRPGGATTTGPYPSPTLFSNVGNNTESGDTLAVDISVEVPRDVKRARQRTLLTGGLGGLVVAGLIAGGAVFFMSNKEAAPPAPAPQAEAPAPVAAAPAAEPAAEPAAAANAGKVRFKLMSQPSGARVFYRGKERGVTPFTLEIPSGQDGSVTVELTFALEGYQMETVVTGGTGEVVLSQKLQKRRGGAGGSRHVEVASVSADETAEEVEPVATPGGMSAPVMLAPTASPATELPVAAAVGGATAAAADAAPAKGSATGLALPVLPTAAVASARGDVLPYNEDMPRPEMVDQGKDIIYTREAMAAKSSGVMIVRCTITQQGRVEKCRIIKSVAHMERAVLDALTSRTYKPIVYKGYPVNVDYTFSMRLVAPRR; encoded by the coding sequence ATGATCAAGGGCGACTCGCCGAATCCCGAGGCACCCACTGGAACGGGCGCGGATCCTCTCATCGGGCGGAATCTGAACGGCCGCTTCAGCATCCTGGAACCGTTGGGCATCGGGGGCATGGGCAAGGTCTACCGGGCCCTACAGGCGCCGCTCGAGCGCGTGGTGGCGCTCAAGGTACTCAACCCCAGCTTCCCCAGCAGCCGGGACCCTGGCTTCCAGAAGCGCTTCCTGCGTGAGGCGTCGCTGACGTCCAAGCTGCGCCATCCCAACACCGTCACCGTCATCGACTACGGGCAGACGGACGACGGCATCTTCTACATCGCCATGGAGTACCTGGACGGCCGGACGCTGGCCCAGGTGCTGGGGCAGGTCGGCCCGCTGGCGTGGTCTCGCGCCATCGCCATCACCCAGCAGATCTGCCGCTCGCTGCGCGAGGCGCACAGCCAGGGCATCGTCCACCGCGACCTGAAGCCGGCCAACATCATGCTCCTCAACGAGCAGGATCAGGACCTGGTCAAGGTGCTGGACTTCGGCCTGGTGAAGTCGGTGGCGGCGCCCCAGGAGGGGCAACTCTCTCCTGAAATCACCCAGAACGGCACGTTCCTGGGCTCGCCGCAGTACATGGCGCCTGAGCAGGCGCGCAATGCCACCGACGCGCGCAGCGACGTGTACTCGCTGGGCATCGTGCTCTTCCAGATGCTGATGGGGCGTCCGCCGTTCATCGCGCGCGACCACATCGAGCTCATCTTCGCCCACTACAAGGAAGCCCCACCCACCTTCCAGCAGGTGCGGCCGGACCTCCACATCCCGCCGGAAATCGAGGCGGTGGTCCGCCGCTGCCTGGAGAAGGATCCGGCGCGGCGCTACCAGACAATGGACGAGCTGCTGGAGGGCCTGCGCGAAGCGAGCATGTCCGCGGGCGGCAACAGCGGCATCTTCAAGCGGCCCGGCGGCGCGACGACGACGGGCCCCTACCCGTCCCCCACGCTGTTCTCCAACGTGGGCAACAACACCGAATCCGGTGACACGCTGGCGGTGGACATCAGCGTGGAGGTGCCCCGGGACGTCAAGCGCGCCCGGCAGCGCACGCTGCTCACGGGTGGCCTGGGAGGCCTCGTGGTGGCGGGCCTCATCGCGGGCGGCGCGGTATTCTTCATGTCGAACAAGGAAGCGGCACCACCGGCCCCCGCGCCCCAGGCGGAGGCCCCGGCGCCTGTCGCCGCCGCACCCGCCGCGGAGCCGGCCGCCGAACCCGCTGCCGCCGCGAACGCGGGCAAGGTCCGCTTCAAGCTCATGAGCCAGCCCTCCGGCGCCCGCGTCTTCTACCGGGGCAAGGAGCGAGGCGTCACCCCCTTCACCCTGGAGATTCCGTCGGGACAGGATGGCTCCGTCACGGTGGAGCTGACCTTCGCGCTGGAGGGCTACCAGATGGAGACCGTCGTCACGGGCGGTACCGGCGAGGTGGTGCTGTCGCAGAAGCTGCAGAAGCGCCGGGGCGGCGCCGGCGGCAGCCGGCACGTCGAGGTGGCCTCCGTGAGCGCGGATGAGACGGCGGAGGAAGTCGAGCCGGTGGCCACGCCGGGCGGCATGTCCGCGCCGGTGATGCTCGCCCCCACGGCCTCGCCCGCCACGGAGCTCCCTGTCGCGGCGGCCGTCGGTGGCGCCACGGCCGCGGCAGCCGACGCGGCTCCGGCCAAGGGCTCGGCGACCGGGCTCGCGCTGCCGGTCCTTCCCACCGCGGCGGTGGCCTCCGCGCGTGGCGACGTGCTCCCCTACAACGAGGACATGCCTCGCCCGGAGATGGTCGACCAGGGCAAGGACATCATCTACACGCGCGAAGCGATGGCCGCGAAGTCGAGCGGCGTGATGATTGTCCGCTGCACCATCACCCAGCAGGGCCGCGTGGAGAAGTGCCGGATCATCAAGTCCGTGGCCCACATGGAGCGCGCGGTGCTCGATGCCCTCACGTCCCGGACCTACAAGCCCATCGTCTACAAGGGCTACCCGGTGAACGTGGACTACACCTTCAGCATGCGCCTGGTGGCACCGCGCCGCTGA
- a CDS encoding HAD family hydrolase: protein MAVAFFDLDKTLIAANSGSLWIRRELELGHISRFQALRASLWIARYHLGFVSMQDAVARAIAQLAGTPARPLQERTAVFYEEQVRPLYRPGAWAVLDAHRRAGERLVLLTSSTGYLSELVARELGLDAVLCNRFEVDGAGLHTGRALGTICFGEGKRVCAEAYVREAGVALSACAFYTDSYSDLSVMEVVGRPVAVHPDHRLRRHARKRGWPVVDWGVPPGGDVPAVPPAPPVVPSTGP, encoded by the coding sequence GTGGCCGTCGCATTCTTTGACCTGGACAAGACGCTCATCGCCGCCAACTCGGGCTCGCTGTGGATTCGCCGCGAGCTCGAGCTGGGGCACATCTCCCGCTTCCAGGCGCTGCGCGCCAGCCTCTGGATTGCGCGCTACCACCTGGGCTTCGTGTCCATGCAGGACGCCGTCGCGCGCGCGATTGCCCAGCTCGCCGGTACGCCCGCGAGGCCGCTCCAGGAGCGCACCGCCGTGTTCTACGAGGAACAGGTGCGGCCGCTCTATCGGCCCGGGGCCTGGGCCGTGCTGGACGCGCACCGGCGTGCCGGGGAGCGGCTCGTCCTGCTGACGTCGTCCACGGGCTACCTGTCGGAGCTGGTGGCGCGGGAGCTGGGACTGGACGCGGTGCTGTGCAACCGCTTCGAGGTCGATGGCGCGGGCCTCCACACCGGACGCGCCCTGGGCACCATCTGCTTCGGCGAGGGCAAGCGCGTCTGTGCCGAGGCCTATGTGCGCGAGGCGGGCGTGGCACTTTCGGCATGCGCCTTCTACACCGATTCGTATTCGGACCTGTCGGTGATGGAGGTGGTGGGGCGGCCCGTGGCCGTCCACCCGGACCACCGGCTGCGGCGCCACGCCCGGAAGCGGGGCTGGCCGGTGGTGGACTGGGGCGTGCCGCCCGGCGGCGATGTGCCGGCCGTTCCTCCCGCGCCTCCCGTGGTGCCCTCTACCGGACCCTGA
- a CDS encoding myxosortase-dependent metalloprotease, MXAN_2677/MXAN_2678 family, with product MAGAPPPSRGGGPVRKALALAAACLATSAHAQMEEEPSYRRTVVPRHPLCLVWPVREYVYHLDAAGSARTPGDSEVAAIEASFDSWRNISDGCSDYRFTRGEDWRAPIAVGYDETRPRDNYNIITFRETSCHEVAPADDACWTEETCGNVYQCWEHPPGTIGLTTSTFSYRDGRVLDSDIELNASQPARGYGFLFTTVDSPVCEGEPSVDCVATDIQNTMTHEIGHVVGLDHVFVPGATMEATAPPGETRKRVIDPGSAAGFCDIYPRHLPPTQCFVREGAGFALKADGRGSGCAAAPGPVALGLAALVLTRVRRRAVRAAASLRRD from the coding sequence GTGGCTGGCGCGCCGCCGCCGTCGCGAGGAGGCGGTCCGGTGAGGAAGGCGCTGGCGCTCGCGGCCGCGTGCCTGGCCACCTCCGCTCACGCGCAGATGGAGGAGGAGCCGTCCTACCGCCGCACCGTGGTGCCCAGGCACCCGCTGTGCCTGGTGTGGCCGGTGCGTGAGTATGTCTACCACCTAGATGCGGCGGGCAGCGCGCGCACGCCTGGAGACTCCGAGGTGGCGGCCATCGAGGCGTCCTTCGACTCGTGGCGGAACATCTCCGACGGGTGCAGCGACTACCGGTTCACCCGGGGCGAGGACTGGCGAGCGCCCATCGCCGTGGGCTACGACGAGACGCGTCCCCGGGACAACTACAACATCATCACGTTCCGGGAGACGTCGTGCCACGAGGTTGCCCCGGCGGATGATGCGTGCTGGACCGAAGAGACGTGCGGCAACGTCTACCAGTGCTGGGAGCATCCGCCTGGGACCATCGGCCTCACCACGTCCACGTTCTCCTATCGGGACGGGCGGGTGTTGGACTCGGACATCGAGCTGAACGCGTCCCAGCCGGCACGGGGCTACGGCTTCCTCTTCACCACGGTGGACTCACCGGTGTGTGAAGGCGAGCCCTCGGTGGACTGCGTGGCCACGGACATCCAGAACACCATGACGCATGAGATTGGCCACGTGGTGGGCCTGGACCATGTCTTCGTCCCGGGCGCCACGATGGAGGCCACCGCGCCGCCGGGGGAGACGCGCAAGCGTGTCATCGACCCGGGGTCGGCCGCCGGGTTCTGTGACATCTACCCGCGTCACCTGCCGCCCACCCAGTGCTTCGTGCGGGAGGGGGCGGGGTTTGCGTTGAAGGCGGACGGCCGGGGCAGCGGCTGCGCGGCGGCGCCGGGACCGGTGGCGTTGGGGCTGGCCGCGCTCGTCCTGACGCGTGTGCGGCGGCGTGCGGTCCGTGCTGCGGCATCCCTCCGGCGGGATTAG
- a CDS encoding myxosortase-dependent metalloprotease, MXAN_2677/MXAN_2678 family, whose product MMPLAPLMLALTLGQVDPYVRSRVDAGDTRTQCLYWTSNRVVWNQSTYGNPDTAGDSEFDAIRASFQSWQDIFAECGNLTLVEGPRVDEREVGYRRQGTNTNLVLFRTRDCNSVVPATDACWADDTCANTHDCWDDDDNTIAITLTTYDERSGIIYDSDISFNAARFSFTTANGGTCFPPVTTHCVATDVQNTATHEVGHLIGLDHTRATGSTMNPSAPPGEVSKRVVDSGSRGFVCDAYPQGQASQSCLHPVTSIELGPKAGGCSAAGPGGALSLVAVWSLWLARRRRREEAVR is encoded by the coding sequence GTGATGCCGCTCGCGCCCCTGATGCTGGCCCTGACCCTGGGCCAGGTGGACCCCTACGTCCGCAGCCGTGTCGATGCGGGTGACACGCGCACGCAGTGCCTCTACTGGACGTCCAATCGCGTCGTCTGGAACCAGAGCACCTACGGCAACCCGGACACGGCGGGCGACTCCGAGTTCGACGCGATTCGCGCCTCCTTCCAGAGCTGGCAGGACATTTTCGCCGAGTGCGGCAACCTCACGTTGGTGGAAGGCCCGCGCGTGGACGAACGCGAGGTGGGCTACCGGCGCCAGGGAACCAATACCAACCTGGTGCTGTTCCGGACCCGGGACTGCAACTCCGTAGTGCCCGCGACCGATGCGTGCTGGGCCGACGACACGTGTGCCAACACACATGACTGCTGGGATGACGACGACAACACCATCGCCATCACCCTCACCACGTACGACGAGCGCTCGGGCATCATCTACGACTCGGACATCTCCTTCAACGCGGCGCGCTTCTCCTTCACGACGGCGAACGGCGGCACATGCTTCCCGCCGGTGACGACCCACTGCGTGGCCACCGACGTGCAGAACACCGCCACGCACGAGGTCGGCCACCTCATCGGTCTGGACCACACGCGCGCCACCGGCTCCACCATGAACCCCAGCGCGCCGCCGGGAGAGGTGTCCAAGCGCGTGGTGGACTCGGGCTCGCGCGGCTTTGTCTGTGACGCCTACCCCCAGGGGCAGGCCAGCCAGTCGTGCCTCCACCCGGTGACGTCCATCGAACTGGGGCCCAAGGCTGGAGGCTGCTCCGCGGCGGGGCCGGGTGGAGCGCTGTCGCTGGTGGCCGTCTGGTCGCTGTGGCTGGCGCGCCGCCGCCGTCGCGAGGAGGCGGTCCGGTGA
- the gltX gene encoding glutamate--tRNA ligase has translation MPPALRVRFAPSPTGYLHIGGARTALMNFLQARRQGGTFVLRMEDTDQGRSTPESVQAILDGLNWLGIDWDEGPGKEGPYAPYFQMQRLDTYRKHADQLIAEGKAYRCYCTKEDLDAQRQVAEKAGGAFKYPGTCRERTEPPAGRNAADAVIRFKMPAGDGSVSFTDKALGTITKTHSDLDDWVMMRADGIPVYNFGCVIDDHLMDITLVARGQEHVNSTFPQLMLYQALGWTPPDFAHLPLILGPDREKLSKRKHPEADVMVHKRNGVMPEALLNFVIRLGWSHGNDEVISREQMLEWFDFSDVGTTSGVWNPEKLLWLNQQWMKQLPVETVVERLLPFLEAKGIQAKGDPRLETLVRTLRERSNTLEDIATTAANVYFRSGITLDEKAATKHLSGESLNLLRKVRETLTALPEWSVEALDGVVKQVSEASSVGMGKVAQPIRVALTGNTTSPGIGETLVLVGRDESLLRIDAALTRG, from the coding sequence ATGCCTCCTGCCCTTCGCGTCCGCTTCGCTCCCTCGCCTACCGGCTACCTTCACATTGGCGGTGCCCGTACGGCGCTGATGAACTTTCTCCAGGCGCGGCGCCAGGGCGGCACCTTCGTCCTTCGCATGGAGGACACGGACCAGGGCCGCTCCACCCCGGAGTCGGTGCAGGCCATCCTGGACGGGCTGAACTGGCTGGGCATCGACTGGGATGAGGGCCCCGGTAAGGAAGGCCCCTACGCCCCCTACTTCCAGATGCAGCGGCTGGACACCTATCGCAAGCACGCCGACCAGCTCATCGCCGAGGGCAAGGCCTACCGGTGCTACTGCACGAAGGAGGACCTCGACGCGCAGCGGCAGGTGGCGGAGAAGGCGGGCGGCGCGTTCAAGTACCCGGGCACCTGCCGCGAGCGGACCGAGCCCCCCGCCGGCCGCAACGCCGCGGACGCCGTCATCCGCTTCAAGATGCCCGCGGGTGACGGTTCCGTGTCCTTCACCGACAAGGCGCTGGGCACCATCACCAAGACGCACAGCGACCTGGATGACTGGGTCATGATGCGGGCGGACGGCATCCCCGTGTACAACTTCGGGTGTGTCATTGATGACCACCTGATGGACATCACCCTGGTCGCGCGCGGCCAGGAGCACGTCAACTCCACCTTCCCGCAGCTCATGCTGTACCAGGCGCTGGGGTGGACGCCTCCCGACTTCGCCCACCTGCCGCTCATCCTGGGCCCGGACCGCGAGAAGCTGTCCAAGCGCAAGCACCCGGAAGCGGACGTGATGGTGCACAAGCGCAACGGCGTCATGCCGGAGGCGCTGCTCAACTTCGTCATCCGCCTGGGCTGGAGCCACGGCAACGACGAGGTCATCAGCCGCGAACAGATGCTCGAGTGGTTCGACTTCAGCGACGTGGGCACCACCTCCGGCGTGTGGAACCCGGAGAAGCTGCTGTGGCTCAACCAGCAGTGGATGAAGCAGTTGCCGGTGGAGACCGTGGTGGAGCGGCTGCTCCCCTTCCTGGAGGCGAAGGGCATCCAGGCGAAGGGCGACCCGCGGCTGGAGACGCTGGTGCGCACGCTGCGCGAGCGCTCCAACACCCTGGAAGACATCGCCACCACCGCGGCCAACGTCTACTTCCGCTCCGGCATCACCCTGGACGAGAAGGCCGCCACCAAGCACCTCTCCGGAGAGTCCCTCAACCTGCTGCGCAAGGTGCGCGAGACGCTCACCGCGCTGCCGGAGTGGTCGGTGGAGGCGCTGGACGGCGTGGTGAAGCAGGTGAGCGAGGCCTCCAGCGTCGGCATGGGCAAGGTGGCGCAGCCCATCCGCGTGGCACTCACTGGCAACACCACCAGCCCGGGCATCGGCGAGACGCTGGTGCTGGTAGGCCGCGACGAATCCCTGCTGCGCATCGACGCGGCGCTGACGCGCGGTTGA
- a CDS encoding response regulator: MEFPFETGEGEGGEGGTLASTVLVVDDEPVVLDICARLLERDADLVVTLAASAEDALPLLAEQRFDVLVTDKNLPGMGGVELIAEARRLQPSLEAVMITGYASSESVVAAFAAGASDYILKPFDDLRVLRAKVRAALERRTAGLLVREQAREVAREAAALLASGQDAPERAYEALEAELRAYEEAVRLGLNGRVAVVGSASTVTVLQDAGFEAVELPPYAPELERVDVVIVETGDPQWRTLAERLQRRPPDVLLLASPQADLGDLLEAITLRMDLVGFGTSQGAVALPEKVRMLLLRRGVQRAQDRLAAALAAFRQSIAAPLP, translated from the coding sequence ATGGAGTTCCCGTTCGAAACCGGTGAGGGTGAAGGAGGGGAAGGGGGGACGCTCGCCTCGACGGTGCTGGTGGTGGATGACGAGCCCGTCGTGCTGGACATCTGTGCCCGCCTTCTGGAGCGAGATGCCGACCTGGTGGTGACGCTGGCCGCAAGCGCGGAGGATGCCCTCCCGCTGCTGGCCGAGCAGCGCTTCGACGTCCTCGTGACGGACAAGAACCTGCCCGGCATGGGCGGCGTGGAGCTCATCGCCGAGGCGCGCCGTCTCCAGCCGTCCCTGGAAGCGGTGATGATTACCGGCTACGCCAGCTCCGAAAGCGTCGTCGCCGCCTTCGCCGCGGGCGCCAGTGACTACATCCTCAAGCCTTTTGACGACCTGCGGGTGCTGCGCGCCAAGGTGCGCGCCGCCCTGGAGCGCCGGACGGCGGGCCTGCTCGTGCGGGAGCAGGCCCGGGAGGTGGCCCGCGAGGCCGCGGCTCTCCTGGCCTCCGGTCAGGACGCGCCGGAGCGCGCCTACGAAGCCCTGGAGGCGGAGCTGCGCGCCTACGAGGAAGCGGTGCGCCTGGGCCTCAATGGCCGCGTGGCCGTCGTGGGCAGCGCGAGTACCGTCACCGTTCTTCAGGACGCTGGCTTCGAGGCGGTGGAGCTGCCGCCCTATGCCCCCGAACTGGAGCGCGTGGACGTCGTCATCGTGGAGACGGGCGACCCCCAGTGGCGCACGCTGGCCGAGCGCCTTCAGCGCAGACCGCCCGACGTGCTGCTGCTCGCCAGTCCCCAGGCAGACCTGGGTGATTTGCTGGAGGCGATTACGCTGCGAATGGACCTGGTGGGCTTCGGCACCAGCCAGGGCGCCGTCGCGCTGCCGGAGAAGGTGCGCATGTTGTTGCTGCGCCGGGGCGTGCAGCGGGCGCAAGATCGGCTCGCCGCGGCGCTCGCCGCCTTCCGGCAGAGCATCGCCGCGCCGTTGCCCTGA
- a CDS encoding sensor histidine kinase yields the protein MNPSELPAVLYVDDDALNLRVFDANFGQRFRIFRSSSPSEALALLEQRRGEIGVILSDQRMPGMTGVELLERARTIAPDAKRMLVTAYADMQAVIDAVNRGQVTRYFVKPWDRTELQAALDDALKIARLELRIREVEGRMLKSERLATLGQVTAGIAHELMGPVGYLSQNVASLQRDLGSVIQYVSRHLQTDPEPAVAETVEDLPALIKDLADGAEHLRQVALGLRAQARGEDLEATADVAEVVSFAVKLARAEVRERARLTSNGEPVRVTFGPVKLCQVLLNLIVNAAQAMGTTGRPGRIEVRWTTTPDDVVLTVADNGCGIPMEQQERVFQPMFTTKPVGVGTGLGLSICRELVTQFGGSLRLSSTQGEGTEIEITLRRAPPP from the coding sequence ATGAACCCGTCTGAACTCCCCGCGGTCCTCTACGTCGACGATGACGCGCTGAACCTCCGGGTCTTCGACGCGAACTTCGGGCAGCGCTTCCGCATCTTTCGCAGCTCCTCGCCCAGCGAGGCGTTGGCGCTCCTGGAGCAGCGCAGGGGCGAGATTGGCGTCATCCTCTCCGACCAGCGGATGCCGGGCATGACGGGCGTGGAACTGCTGGAGCGGGCGCGCACGATTGCTCCGGACGCCAAGCGCATGCTCGTCACGGCCTACGCGGACATGCAGGCCGTCATCGACGCCGTCAACCGCGGCCAGGTGACGCGCTACTTCGTCAAGCCGTGGGACCGGACGGAGCTCCAGGCCGCGCTCGATGACGCGCTCAAGATTGCCCGACTGGAGCTGCGCATCCGCGAGGTGGAAGGGCGCATGCTGAAGTCCGAGCGCCTGGCCACCCTGGGACAGGTGACGGCGGGCATCGCCCACGAGCTGATGGGGCCGGTGGGCTACCTGTCGCAGAACGTGGCGTCGTTGCAGCGCGACCTGGGCAGCGTCATCCAGTACGTGTCGCGGCACCTGCAGACGGACCCCGAGCCCGCCGTGGCGGAGACGGTGGAGGACCTGCCCGCCCTCATCAAGGACCTGGCGGACGGCGCCGAGCACCTGCGGCAGGTGGCGCTGGGGCTGCGAGCCCAGGCCCGCGGTGAGGACCTGGAGGCCACGGCGGACGTCGCGGAAGTGGTGTCCTTCGCGGTGAAGCTGGCGCGCGCCGAGGTGCGGGAGCGGGCGCGGCTGACGAGCAACGGCGAGCCCGTGCGCGTCACCTTCGGCCCGGTGAAGCTGTGCCAGGTGCTGCTCAACCTCATCGTCAACGCGGCGCAGGCCATGGGCACCACGGGACGTCCCGGGCGCATCGAGGTCCGGTGGACAACGACTCCCGACGACGTGGTGCTCACGGTGGCGGACAACGGCTGCGGCATTCCCATGGAGCAGCAGGAGCGCGTCTTCCAGCCCATGTTCACCACCAAGCCCGTGGGCGTGGGAACCGGACTGGGCCTGTCCATCTGCCGGGAGCTCGTCACGCAGTTCGGCGGCAGCCTCCGGTTGTCCTCCACGCAAGGGGAGGGCACGGAAATCGAAATCACCCTCCGGCGAGCCCCGCCCCCCTGA
- a CDS encoding DUF2795 domain-containing protein encodes MNDDMTRERLAQGVSELESRVGPPLPLAESLHKALDGAVFPLSARQLTWVARENEAPALVLSLLGSLPRASFGSVDAVARALEGDLEATVPQQSASSR; translated from the coding sequence ATGAACGACGACATGACACGCGAACGGCTTGCCCAGGGTGTGTCGGAGTTGGAGTCGCGCGTAGGCCCGCCGCTGCCGCTGGCGGAATCGCTGCACAAGGCGCTCGACGGCGCCGTCTTTCCGCTGTCCGCGCGGCAGTTGACCTGGGTGGCCCGTGAGAACGAGGCCCCGGCCCTGGTGCTCTCGCTCCTGGGTTCGCTTCCCCGGGCCAGCTTCGGCTCCGTGGATGCGGTGGCCCGGGCGCTGGAAGGCGACCTGGAGGCCACGGTTCCGCAACAGTCGGCTTCTTCGCGCTGA